Genomic DNA from Octopus bimaculoides isolate UCB-OBI-ISO-001 chromosome 3, ASM119413v2, whole genome shotgun sequence:
TGATAAGTGATGTTCCAACCAGACACCATTTCAACTACTAGCTGAAACCCTTCTTGTTTGTGGAAATATGTATGAAAGACCATACATATAGTATTTCACTAAAATAGTACATGAAACTCAAGTATGGAATATCTATTAGTGTTCAATTAGagagacatacactcacacatacatacaatatattctaaATGACACACTGAATTGGGCTGTGATATGTTGGAAATCAGGCGGtgttgttaaaaaatataaataactaaaagATGACCTGTAACAAAACaacactaaaacaaaaacaaaataaagaaaaaaacagtcatcacagaagaataaatattaaacattgtGAATGCAGGATTATTCATCATCTCCTCTTGTCATACATGTGCTGCTGGGATAAACTTCTGGCTTGTTtgcaatatcttttctttttctggcattgtatttataattctttttgtaAAACTTTTTAAATGAAAGACCGGCGCCatttctccattataatatagaAAATCCTATAAGGATTTTGATgtgaacagtagtagtagtggtgaattgatagtattaataataattgtaaatatattaaaggGGTTTTGGCCAGCAAGTTTTTAAATTTCAGATAAATATCCCCAAACTTCTTTCTCATATAACAATTGATCTTTTAAGTTTATAATTCTCAAAAACCTTTTTGTTGTTacaccattattttctttttacaatcaAACTCATCATCATGTTTAagtatttttgatattatatatatatacatacatacatatatataatagttttaaagtaattcaaaatgtttcttgtttttttttccatttttgttcatatttttccaATGACAAGGCCTTGGCAGTCCTcacagaatttcacagaaattTCTAAGAGCCTTTTTGAATCATGTTAGTCTTGAACCTCCACCGGAACAGGTTGGTGTAAATGATGGCATCTGTTGAGATGCATAGTTTTTTATATGTTGTAAACTGAGCAGGCTATTAGCAAGCATACTGTCTCTTGAAGACATACCCACATTCAAATTCCTTTCTGGAGGGTCAGATTTACGAAATCCTAAGGGATCATAAGGAAAATAACGTGGAGAAGTCATTGATGAAATATGGGGCAAAGGGGAATTTAAACTATTGGCTCCTAAACTTGAGCCATATGGGTATGTGGAAGCTGTCGTGCTGCTGGGTACAGGACTGCCAAATTGGTGGGGAATCGGCATGAAGGCTGAAGAAACTTTCCCACAAGAACCTGTAGAGTTATCAGGCTGTCGATCTGATCTTCCATATTCTTCACTGGAATGGTCTGGCTCTTGCTTGATAACAGGACGAGGAGAAATTTTATTGGAGCTGTCCTGTGAATGTTTGGCCATATGTCTTGTTAAATAAGTCTCTTGAGTATAGGATTTTCCACATATAcgacatatgtgtgtttttaaatgttttgtgtCCGAATGTTTCGGGATATGCTCCCGCAGACTTGCCTCGTCAGCGTAACATTTATAGCAGGAATTGCAGCGGTATGGCTTGTCAGTCATGTGAGAGCGTGAGTGTGACTGCAGGTTGGAGAGCTGTGAGAATGCCTTGCCACATCCCGGGTGTAAGCATTTATATGGCTTCTCCCCAGTGTGGGTGCGGATATGTTGTTGCAGATGGGACAGCTGAGTGAACTTACGCTCACAGATCTCACAGCGGTATGGCTTGATGCCTGAGTGGATACGCGCATGCTGAGACAAATATGATGAGTTGGCAAAGCACTTCAAACATGTGGGACACTTGTACGGCTTCGGATCCTGCTTGTGTATTTGTTGGCAGTGGATCAGCATGTCCGATTTGGTTGTAAACACCTAAgtgagacaaaaaaataaaattcacctGTTAGTGACATTCTTATTTTTACACGGAAGAATAATTAAACCAAGAAAAAGCTGCTGGcatttgaatgatatatatatataaaaaaagagtgaaaacaaaaaaaaaaaagttgggtgCCTTTGCTGGAGGCagaggaaacagaaaagaaggtTGACATTACCAATTTGATTGGTTGGATTTTGAAagtgtgaccttttctggtgttTTCAGAACATATGTGTAATTCCGTTGGACAAAGCTGCCTTTTGTAAATACCCTGTTCCATTGATGCCATACAAATGATTGTACCCAAAATGTGGCAAGGCATTCCCACAGTTTTCTAGCCTGCAGTTACCCTCACACTTTCTCAACAGTAGACAACTTATAGAACCATACTTTGAAGCTGCAATAATTGCTGCAATGCTATGTTGACATGATTCATAATCAAGGAAGGATGAAAATGTTTTCCATACAAGTAAATTTTGTATAATCCAGTTTGACACTTTGGGATTAGATTagaattttgcttctatttttcaCATAGTTCCCTAATGTCATGATTGATTCTCAGTTTTTGTATGGAAATTGATTGATGTTTTGATGATGCCTACAGGCTGAGATTTAATATATGTAATTCTTAATTTGGAAATGGTGCCAGTTGAATAATTTccttgatttatttaattttatatacacatacatatatatatgtaaatatgcatacacacacatatacatacatgcatatacatacatatatacatatatgtatacatatatatataagctgagtGGAAAAAAtctatgattaaaaaacatatttcataattataaacaataacGTAAATACAGAgctgaaattaataaaaagtaCCAATAAAAGTtacttaaacaataacaatatgactTGCTGAAAACTGAGAATTTAATTATTTAGATACAAGTAACAGAGCTGAAAACTCCAgaagttttaaaaattttattgatgAGTAGAAACTAGCCATATGAAGTTATCTTCAAATATCACAAACAGAATATTAAATCTAAAAAATTATTCATGCAATCTCTTCCAGTAACttaaacatgaaaaatagatttacaaacaatactgttaacattttcatttacattttccaCAAAAAGACAGCTTACCTTCTTTACTGATAAACAGTTTAATGGCATTTTTTTTACTCATTGAAAACTTATCTTgtgttttaatatgtaaaataagaCTTTTAATCAATTGctgtaaagtgtatgtatgtacacacacaccataggTAGGCTATGTTTTAAACAGCAGCAGTCCAATAAGCTTTTAAAGCTCTAAAGAAAAGTTGCAATTTCAGATAAATTAGTA
This window encodes:
- the LOC106881143 gene encoding zinc finger protein 384 isoform X2, which produces MPISTLFAYTSGGGPDCYPSLNMTERHQRDDFSLWPGVQATNAEMSNQNSSADVYKWKNSNHHMSTDYREVPWHTGYPDIRPASATQKMDSPPHKRGGTAPRSPSIPHWDIQTYHSYKPLWRKACAGQIDDHLGAYEDQSYFMSGTKCMSKDNHVTDSVNQDNMNRVQDLRPNTQSNGGYRTAHVGSSTPAANAPLVVPQPVKPTKAAKTYQCKMCDQVFTTKSDMLIHCQQIHKQDPKPYKCPTCLKCFANSSYLSQHARIHSGIKPYRCEICERKFTQLSHLQQHIRTHTGEKPYKCLHPGCGKAFSQLSNLQSHSRSHMTDKPYRCNSCYKCYADEASLREHIPKHSDTKHLKTHICRICGKSYTQETYLTRHMAKHSQDSSNKISPRPVIKQEPDHSSEEYGRSDRQPDNSTGSCGKVSSAFMPIPHQFGSPVPSSTTASTYPYGSSLGANSLNSPLPHISSMTSPRYFPYDPLGFRKSDPPERNLNVGMSSRDSMLANSLLSLQHIKNYASQQMPSFTPTCSGGGSRLT
- the LOC106881143 gene encoding zinc finger protein 384 isoform X9, with the translated sequence MSNQNSSADVYKWKNSNHHMSTDYIGEVPWHTGYPDIRPASATQKMDSPPHKRGGTAPRSPSIPHWDIQTYHSYKPLWRKACAGQIDDHLGAYEDQSYFMSGTKCMSKDNHVTDSVNQDNMNRVQDLRPNTQSNGGYRTAHVGSSTPAANAPLVVPQPVKPTKAAKTYQCKMCDQVFTTKSDMLIHCQQIHKQDPKPYKCPTCLKCFANSSYLSQHARIHSGIKPYRCEICERKFTQLSHLQQHIRTHTGEKPYKCLHPGCGKAFSQLSNLQSHSRSHMTDKPYRCNSCYKCYADEASLREHIPKHSDTKHLKTHICRICGKSYTQETYLTRHMAKHSQDSSNKISPRPVIKQEPDHSSEEYGRSDRQPDNSTGSCGKVSSAFMPIPHQFGSPVPSSTTASTYPYGSSLGANSLNSPLPHISSMTSPRYFPYDPLGFRKSDPPERNLNVGMSSRDSMLANSLLSLQHIKNYASQQMPSFTPTCSGGGSRLT
- the LOC106881143 gene encoding zinc finger protein 384 isoform X4, with the protein product MITQSPDCYPSLNMTERHQRDDFSLWPGVQATNAEMSNQNSSADVYKWKNSNHHMSTDYIGEVPWHTGYPDIRPASATQKMDSPPHKRGGTAPRSPSIPHWDIQTYHSYKPLWRKACAGQIDDHLGAYEDQSYFMSGTKCMSKDNHVTDSVNQDNMNRVQDLRPNTQSNGGYRTAHVGSSTPAANAPLVVPQPVKPTKAAKTYQCKMCDQVFTTKSDMLIHCQQIHKQDPKPYKCPTCLKCFANSSYLSQHARIHSGIKPYRCEICERKFTQLSHLQQHIRTHTGEKPYKCLHPGCGKAFSQLSNLQSHSRSHMTDKPYRCNSCYKCYADEASLREHIPKHSDTKHLKTHICRICGKSYTQETYLTRHMAKHSQDSSNKISPRPVIKQEPDHSSEEYGRSDRQPDNSTGSCGKVSSAFMPIPHQFGSPVPSSTTASTYPYGSSLGANSLNSPLPHISSMTSPRYFPYDPLGFRKSDPPERNLNVGMSSRDSMLANSLLSLQHIKNYASQQMPSFTPTCSGGGSRLT
- the LOC106881143 gene encoding zinc finger protein 384 isoform X5, with protein sequence MPISTLFAYTSGGGPDCYPSLNMTERHQRDDFSLWPGVQATNAEMSNQNSSADVYKWKNSNHHMSTDYIGEVPWHTGYPDIRPASATQKMDSPPHKRGGTAPRSPSIPHWDIQTYHSYKPLWRKACAGQIDDHLGAYEDQSYFMSGTKYSVNQDNMNRVQDLRPNTQSNGGYRTAHVGSSTPAANAPLVVPQPVKPTKAAKTYQCKMCDQVFTTKSDMLIHCQQIHKQDPKPYKCPTCLKCFANSSYLSQHARIHSGIKPYRCEICERKFTQLSHLQQHIRTHTGEKPYKCLHPGCGKAFSQLSNLQSHSRSHMTDKPYRCNSCYKCYADEASLREHIPKHSDTKHLKTHICRICGKSYTQETYLTRHMAKHSQDSSNKISPRPVIKQEPDHSSEEYGRSDRQPDNSTGSCGKVSSAFMPIPHQFGSPVPSSTTASTYPYGSSLGANSLNSPLPHISSMTSPRYFPYDPLGFRKSDPPERNLNVGMSSRDSMLANSLLSLQHIKNYASQQMPSFTPTCSGGGSRLT
- the LOC106881143 gene encoding zinc finger protein 384 isoform X12 is translated as MSTDYREVPWHTGYPDIRPASATQKMDSPPHKRGGTAPRSPSIPHWDIQTYHSYKPLWRKACAGQIDDHLGAYEDQSYFMSGTKCMSKDNHVTDSVNQDNMNRVQDLRPNTQSNGGYRTAHVGSSTPAANAPLVVPQPVKPTKAAKTYQCKMCDQVFTTKSDMLIHCQQIHKQDPKPYKCPTCLKCFANSSYLSQHARIHSGIKPYRCEICERKFTQLSHLQQHIRTHTGEKPYKCLHPGCGKAFSQLSNLQSHSRSHMTDKPYRCNSCYKCYADEASLREHIPKHSDTKHLKTHICRICGKSYTQETYLTRHMAKHSQDSSNKISPRPVIKQEPDHSSEEYGRSDRQPDNSTGSCGKVSSAFMPIPHQFGSPVPSSTTASTYPYGSSLGANSLNSPLPHISSMTSPRYFPYDPLGFRKSDPPERNLNVGMSSRDSMLANSLLSLQHIKNYASQQMPSFTPTCSGGGSRLT
- the LOC106881143 gene encoding zinc finger protein rotund isoform X8, which translates into the protein MPISTLFAYTSGGGPDCYPSLNMTERHQRDDFSLWPGVQATNAEMSNQNSSADVYKWKNSNHHMSTDYNIQTYHSYKPLWRKACAGQIDDHLGAYEDQSYFMSGTKCMSKDNHVTDSVNQDNMNRVQDLRPNTQSNGGYRTAHVGSSTPAANAPLVVPQPVKPTKAAKTYQCKMCDQVFTTKSDMLIHCQQIHKQDPKPYKCPTCLKCFANSSYLSQHARIHSGIKPYRCEICERKFTQLSHLQQHIRTHTGEKPYKCLHPGCGKAFSQLSNLQSHSRSHMTDKPYRCNSCYKCYADEASLREHIPKHSDTKHLKTHICRICGKSYTQETYLTRHMAKHSQDSSNKISPRPVIKQEPDHSSEEYGRSDRQPDNSTGSCGKVSSAFMPIPHQFGSPVPSSTTASTYPYGSSLGANSLNSPLPHISSMTSPRYFPYDPLGFRKSDPPERNLNVGMSSRDSMLANSLLSLQHIKNYASQQMPSFTPTCSGGGSRLT
- the LOC106881143 gene encoding zinc finger protein 384 isoform X11, translated to MSTDYIGEVPWHTGYPDIRPASATQKMDSPPHKRGGTAPRSPSIPHWDIQTYHSYKPLWRKACAGQIDDHLGAYEDQSYFMSGTKCMSKDNHVTDSVNQDNMNRVQDLRPNTQSNGGYRTAHVGSSTPAANAPLVVPQPVKPTKAAKTYQCKMCDQVFTTKSDMLIHCQQIHKQDPKPYKCPTCLKCFANSSYLSQHARIHSGIKPYRCEICERKFTQLSHLQQHIRTHTGEKPYKCLHPGCGKAFSQLSNLQSHSRSHMTDKPYRCNSCYKCYADEASLREHIPKHSDTKHLKTHICRICGKSYTQETYLTRHMAKHSQDSSNKISPRPVIKQEPDHSSEEYGRSDRQPDNSTGSCGKVSSAFMPIPHQFGSPVPSSTTASTYPYGSSLGANSLNSPLPHISSMTSPRYFPYDPLGFRKSDPPERNLNVGMSSRDSMLANSLLSLQHIKNYASQQMPSFTPTCSGGGSRLT
- the LOC106881143 gene encoding zinc finger protein 384 isoform X13 is translated as MSTDYNIQTYHSYKPLWRKACAGQIDDHLGAYEDQSYFMSGTKCMSKDNHVTDSVNQDNMNRVQDLRPNTQSNGGYRTAHVGSSTPAANAPLVVPQPVKPTKAAKTYQCKMCDQVFTTKSDMLIHCQQIHKQDPKPYKCPTCLKCFANSSYLSQHARIHSGIKPYRCEICERKFTQLSHLQQHIRTHTGEKPYKCLHPGCGKAFSQLSNLQSHSRSHMTDKPYRCNSCYKCYADEASLREHIPKHSDTKHLKTHICRICGKSYTQETYLTRHMAKHSQDSSNKISPRPVIKQEPDHSSEEYGRSDRQPDNSTGSCGKVSSAFMPIPHQFGSPVPSSTTASTYPYGSSLGANSLNSPLPHISSMTSPRYFPYDPLGFRKSDPPERNLNVGMSSRDSMLANSLLSLQHIKNYASQQMPSFTPTCSGGGSRLT
- the LOC106881143 gene encoding zinc finger protein 384 isoform X3: MNGLYMGPDCYPSLNMTERHQRDDFSLWPGVQATNAEMSNQNSSADVYKWKNSNHHMSTDYIGEVPWHTGYPDIRPASATQKMDSPPHKRGGTAPRSPSIPHWDIQTYHSYKPLWRKACAGQIDDHLGAYEDQSYFMSGTKCMSKDNHVTDSVNQDNMNRVQDLRPNTQSNGGYRTAHVGSSTPAANAPLVVPQPVKPTKAAKTYQCKMCDQVFTTKSDMLIHCQQIHKQDPKPYKCPTCLKCFANSSYLSQHARIHSGIKPYRCEICERKFTQLSHLQQHIRTHTGEKPYKCLHPGCGKAFSQLSNLQSHSRSHMTDKPYRCNSCYKCYADEASLREHIPKHSDTKHLKTHICRICGKSYTQETYLTRHMAKHSQDSSNKISPRPVIKQEPDHSSEEYGRSDRQPDNSTGSCGKVSSAFMPIPHQFGSPVPSSTTASTYPYGSSLGANSLNSPLPHISSMTSPRYFPYDPLGFRKSDPPERNLNVGMSSRDSMLANSLLSLQHIKNYASQQMPSFTPTCSGGGSRLT
- the LOC106881143 gene encoding zinc finger protein 384 isoform X1, which encodes MPISTLFAYTSGGGPDCYPSLNMTERHQRDDFSLWPGVQATNAEMSNQNSSADVYKWKNSNHHMSTDYIGEVPWHTGYPDIRPASATQKMDSPPHKRGGTAPRSPSIPHWDIQTYHSYKPLWRKACAGQIDDHLGAYEDQSYFMSGTKCMSKDNHVTDSVNQDNMNRVQDLRPNTQSNGGYRTAHVGSSTPAANAPLVVPQPVKPTKAAKTYQCKMCDQVFTTKSDMLIHCQQIHKQDPKPYKCPTCLKCFANSSYLSQHARIHSGIKPYRCEICERKFTQLSHLQQHIRTHTGEKPYKCLHPGCGKAFSQLSNLQSHSRSHMTDKPYRCNSCYKCYADEASLREHIPKHSDTKHLKTHICRICGKSYTQETYLTRHMAKHSQDSSNKISPRPVIKQEPDHSSEEYGRSDRQPDNSTGSCGKVSSAFMPIPHQFGSPVPSSTTASTYPYGSSLGANSLNSPLPHISSMTSPRYFPYDPLGFRKSDPPERNLNVGMSSRDSMLANSLLSLQHIKNYASQQMPSFTPTCSGGGSRLT
- the LOC106881143 gene encoding zinc finger protein 384 isoform X10, which gives rise to MSNQNSSADVYKWKNSNHHMSTDYREVPWHTGYPDIRPASATQKMDSPPHKRGGTAPRSPSIPHWDIQTYHSYKPLWRKACAGQIDDHLGAYEDQSYFMSGTKCMSKDNHVTDSVNQDNMNRVQDLRPNTQSNGGYRTAHVGSSTPAANAPLVVPQPVKPTKAAKTYQCKMCDQVFTTKSDMLIHCQQIHKQDPKPYKCPTCLKCFANSSYLSQHARIHSGIKPYRCEICERKFTQLSHLQQHIRTHTGEKPYKCLHPGCGKAFSQLSNLQSHSRSHMTDKPYRCNSCYKCYADEASLREHIPKHSDTKHLKTHICRICGKSYTQETYLTRHMAKHSQDSSNKISPRPVIKQEPDHSSEEYGRSDRQPDNSTGSCGKVSSAFMPIPHQFGSPVPSSTTASTYPYGSSLGANSLNSPLPHISSMTSPRYFPYDPLGFRKSDPPERNLNVGMSSRDSMLANSLLSLQHIKNYASQQMPSFTPTCSGGGSRLT
- the LOC106881143 gene encoding zinc finger protein 384 isoform X6, which translates into the protein MPISTLFAYTSGGGPDCYPSLNMTERHQRDDFSLWPGVQATNAEMSNQNSSADVYKWKNSNHHMSTDYIGEVPWHTGYPDIRPASATQKMDSPPHKRGGTAPRSPSIPHWDIQTYHSYKPLWRKACAGQIDDHLGAYEDSVNQDNMNRVQDLRPNTQSNGGYRTAHVGSSTPAANAPLVVPQPVKPTKAAKTYQCKMCDQVFTTKSDMLIHCQQIHKQDPKPYKCPTCLKCFANSSYLSQHARIHSGIKPYRCEICERKFTQLSHLQQHIRTHTGEKPYKCLHPGCGKAFSQLSNLQSHSRSHMTDKPYRCNSCYKCYADEASLREHIPKHSDTKHLKTHICRICGKSYTQETYLTRHMAKHSQDSSNKISPRPVIKQEPDHSSEEYGRSDRQPDNSTGSCGKVSSAFMPIPHQFGSPVPSSTTASTYPYGSSLGANSLNSPLPHISSMTSPRYFPYDPLGFRKSDPPERNLNVGMSSRDSMLANSLLSLQHIKNYASQQMPSFTPTCSGGGSRLT
- the LOC106881143 gene encoding zinc finger protein 384 isoform X7 — protein: MTERHQRDDFSLWPGVQATNAEMSNQNSSADVYKWKNSNHHMSTDYIGEVPWHTGYPDIRPASATQKMDSPPHKRGGTAPRSPSIPHWDIQTYHSYKPLWRKACAGQIDDHLGAYEDQSYFMSGTKCMSKDNHVTDSVNQDNMNRVQDLRPNTQSNGGYRTAHVGSSTPAANAPLVVPQPVKPTKAAKTYQCKMCDQVFTTKSDMLIHCQQIHKQDPKPYKCPTCLKCFANSSYLSQHARIHSGIKPYRCEICERKFTQLSHLQQHIRTHTGEKPYKCLHPGCGKAFSQLSNLQSHSRSHMTDKPYRCNSCYKCYADEASLREHIPKHSDTKHLKTHICRICGKSYTQETYLTRHMAKHSQDSSNKISPRPVIKQEPDHSSEEYGRSDRQPDNSTGSCGKVSSAFMPIPHQFGSPVPSSTTASTYPYGSSLGANSLNSPLPHISSMTSPRYFPYDPLGFRKSDPPERNLNVGMSSRDSMLANSLLSLQHIKNYASQQMPSFTPTCSGGGSRLT